ATATAAAATCGACCCCTGCCGCAGTCTCTTCAACGTTCGATGCGTCCTGAACGACGATCGGTTTCACCTGCTCGGGAATCGGGCCGGACAGCTTCCAGCGGCCCTGCACGGATTCTTCGTAGGTTTTGCCCGCCGAAGCGGCGCTTGCCGCGATCGCCGTCACTTCAAACCAGGGATGCCCTTCCAGCAGCTGAACGAGACGCTGGCCGACCATGCCCGTTCCTCCTACGATGCCAACCTTCAATTTACCTGTCATGAGACTTCAGTTCCTTTCTTCAAAGGGTCTAGTGATTACATATGCAAGCAATCCGCCTTGGTGTACGGCAGCAAAGAAACGGCTGACGCCGACAGTCGGCGGTAGAACATGGCGCAAAGCGAACCTTTCCGAATAGATGAAAAAAATCCCGCCCCTGAGACAACAGTCTCAGGGACGAGATTCGCTCGCGGTACCACCCTAATTTCGCCGGTCCGTCGCCGGATCGGCCTCTTCAAGTACGGCATCATGTAATGCGTATACTCCGGCTCTGTAACAGGAGCTCCTGTCGCACCATCTCCCTTGCGGGGTTCCGATGCGCTGCTCAGAGGCTTTTTTCAATAAAGCCGCTTTACTCCTTCTCAGCTGCCGGAGTTCTCTGTGAAAGCGTCCCTTTATTTACTCATCTCGTCATCGCATTTCAAATGTTGCACTTATATTATCAAATAATCGCCGGGAGGTAAACCTTCCGTTTTCGAAGCGCTGCTTTTTCGACGGCCGGCTGCGCACGGTCACATTTGTCCCCATCGACTTCGACACGCAAAACTTGGAATCCGTCTTGGCCGGGACTACCTACGATCCTGAGTGGCTGGGTCCGCCCGTACAATCGGGTGAGGAATGACATTTTTGTTATCGCAATTTTCCGCTGGCACTCAATATTCAGCTTGCAATAAAAGGCCGCGATATCGGGGCCTTTTTGTGCTTTTGCCTTTCGAAATACAGTAGAGCCGGTTGATTAGAATTGGCACCGGATATCAGCTTGTTCGCATGCTTTTCCGGATCAAGAATACACTTAAGTATTCGATCTTCGGGAGGAACCAAGGCATGGGGCAGCAGAAACAATCGTTCATAAGAGGGACGATGATATTGTCGACAGCCGCATTCATCAACCGTATTCTCGGGTTTATCAGCGGTATGTTTGTCGCTCGCGTATTGGGTGCCGAAGGAATCGGCCTGCTGATGATGGCGCATCCGCTCGTGCCGCTCGTCATTACGATTACGGAGCTCGGCCTGCCGGTGGCGATTTCCAAAATGGTCGCCGAGGCCGACGCTTCCGGCGACCGGCTAAAGGTGCGGCGCATCCTGCACATTTCGCTCGCGGTCACCGGGTTCTTGAGCCTGACGCTTACGGCCGTCTCGCTGCTCGGCTCCGAGTGGATCGCCTCCCTTCTGCTGAGCGACCACCGCGCCTATTACGCGATGCTCGCTATTACGCCGATTGCGCCTATCGTCGCCGTTTCCGCCGTGCTGAAGGGCTACTTCCGCGGCATGCAGCGCATGATGACGATCGCCGCATCGGACGTGCTCGAGCATACGGTGCAGATCGCCTGCGTGCTGGCGATCGTGCATTTGCTGATGCCGTACGGCGTCATATACGCGGCTGCGGGCGCGATGACCGCTTCGGTCGTCAGCGAGGCGATCGGCCTTCTGTTTCTGGCGGTCAGCTACAAGCTGAACGGAGAGCCGAAGGTACCGGGTGAGACCTGGGCGAAGCATTTGAAGACAGGAAAAAGCCTGCTTGCCGAGCTGCTGCGGATCGGCCTGCCGACAACCGGACACGGCGTGATTCAATCGGTGTACGGCGCCATTCAGCCGGTGCTCATCACATCGAGCCTGGCACTGGCCGGCATCGGCACGGCGGTGGCCACGAAGCAGTTCGGCTTACTCGCCGGCTACGTATTTCCGCTGCTTTTTATGCCGAGCTTTATTACCCAATCCTTGTCCACCGCGCTTATACCGGCAATCGGCGAAGCGGCGGTGAACAAGAACGGGCTGCTGATGCACGAACGGATGAATCAGGCGCTCGGCCTGGGGCTATTAATCGGCGCGCCGGCAACCGTTATCCTGTTCCAGTGGGCAACGCCGCTGACGAAGCTCGTCTACAATGCGCCGGAGGCCGGGCTGCTGCTGAAAATATTGGCGCCCCTGTTTTTCCTGCATTATTTCGATGCGCCGCTGCATGCGATTCTGCTCGGACTCGGCCGCGCGAACGCCGTTCTAACGAATTTTATCGTAGCCACGGCGTTCAAGGCGGTGTCTATTTTCGTGTTTGGCAGCCAATTCGGCATCATCGGCGTCGCCTACGGCTTCGGCATCGGCATGATCATGCAAACGCTGCTGAACTTTTTCTCGGTTTCAAGCTCGATCGGATTTTATTGGAGGGTCGAACCGTATATTAAAGTCGGCTTGTGCATGGTCCTGATGGCGCTTTGCGGGCGGTGGACCTTCGATTATTTTAACGCCCACGGGATGACGCTGTTATGGAGCACGGCCGGCTCGATCGCCTGTTCAGCGGTCTTCTATTTCATTGCGCTCGTGCTGACGAATACGCTGAAATGGAAAGGGATGCGCTACACGATTTCGGTGCCGTGGTAAGCGGCTTGCGTCCAAGGGGCGCGCATACCCGGTCTCGCTTCAGACTTCGGGAAGCTCCTGCATCATACGCCCGATCATATCCGCATGCAAGCCGCTTTGAAGCGGCAGGTCAACTCGCGTGTGATCCAGGGAGGCGGCACAAATGGCGAACAAAATTTCATAGCCGTGCTCGCTGATCTCAAAATGGCACGGATGCCGCTTGCTCCGGTCATCCATCCAATCGGCCAAATCTTTCGTATACTCCGCCTGGATGGCATCCTTTACGGCCGGGGACCAGGGAAGCTCTTGGCCTTCCAGCAGCCGGCCGTGCGAATGCCGGGTAAACGCGGCCCACCGTCCGTCGGTTTCCGCCCAAGCGTATCCGTGCGTTCCGTACACCGTCAAGCGGTTGTCGGTCCAAAACCGTTCCGGAGGCAGGTACGACGGGCTTAAATACCCGCATTCGATGACACCCGTTACCCCGTTCTTGAAATGCAGCTCCCCGAGCGCAAAATCCGGGGAGGGATGGCTGTCGTCAAGCTTGCTTTTGCCGTGCACGTGCCCGACAACCCAATCCGCCTCGTTTCCGCCGTTGATCCACAGCATATAATCGACGAAATGGGTGCCCGAATTATACAACCACCCCCGCGTTTTGGCATGAATACGGACGACGTCGCCGATCTCCCCCGAACGGACAACCTGCATCAGCTTCGCGAACGACGGCAAATATTTGTGCTGGTGGCAAACGACGACCTGTATCCCGTGTTCGCGGCACAGCCGGGAAATTTCCCTCGTCTCCTGCAGCGAATTCGCGATCGGTTTTTCCATCGCGACGGCCTTCACCCCGTACCGGGCGGCCAGCTGAATAAGAGACAGCCGTACATTCGGCGGAGTCGCGAAGCAGAATACATCCGGCCTCGTTTCCGCCAGCATCTGTTCGGCATCCGTATACGTCAGGTAAGCCTCGTCCTGCTCCTTCACCGTTCGCAGCTTGTCCCTGCTAGAGCTGCAGACCGCTTGGATCCAAAAACGATCCGCGTTGGCTCTGAAGCCCGCAAGATGGGACCATCCCCGATTTCCCAAACCCAATAACGCAACCCGGTACACCGGCTTTTCCACCCTTCAACCTCCCCCAGATCAATCACGATTCAATTACACTTCGCCTCCCGGATAAAGCGTGGAGCTGTACAGACGTTTGCTCATTTTCAATGGCGCGCCGGACACCGAAGCCGACAAATCGACCGGACTGCCGGAATAAACGGAGGCCGTTTCGTGATCGTAAATGACGACCTGCTCCCTGCCCGAGCCGAGCAAATCGGCGTGCGCCGCATACCCGTCCGCCGGAAATTGCACGGCGGTCCGCATATGGCCGTCGTACAGCGCGGGATATAGGCCGCCTCCCCTCCGAAAGGCCAATATATAGTCGAGCGGGCCGTCATCCCAGCCGCGCAGCGTTTCGATGATCGTCAGCCAGCCGCTAGTCGTCCGCTCTTCCTTCCACACTTCGCTGCCCTCCGCATCCAGCAGGAACATGCCGTCCTTGCCCGGCTTTTCCCTGCCGCCGCGAATGATACGGTCAAGGCCCGCGATTTGCAGCCCGGGCAAGTCGCTGCGAAACTTTCCCAGCGCAACATGCTGCGACTCGATCGACCCTTCGTAACGCCACAGCTCCCGTCCGTGCCGGTCATACAGGACGGTTACGCTGCCTCCAATCACAATTTCCGGTTCCCCGTCCCCGTTTACATCCCCGGTCCATATGCAGTCCGCATGATCGTCGAGGCCGCGGCACGACCACATCACTCGCCCTTCCGGACTTAACATGTCGTAGCCCGCCATCACCTCGTCGCGGCCGTCGCCGTCCCAGTCGTATGGCCATGGAAAATGGCCGATATTGCCCTCGTGCGTCCACAGCAGCCTGAAATCCCGGTCCATCGCCCACATCCGGGAATACCGGTCCTTCAGCAGAATATCGCCCGGCCGGTCGTTTCCCGATACGTTCGCAATGATAATGCAGTCATGCGCTTGCGGATCGGGCAGCGGATGCGTCCGTTTGATTTTGCCGGTCGCTCCTTCGAGCGCAACAAACCGGTCCTCCATGACGCACAGCACCTCAAGCCGGCCGTCTCCGTCCCAGTCATACAGCTGAGCCGGATAGTCCGCTCCGGGCCCTCCCGCCTCGGGATGCGGCGTGCCCGTCTGCCACAGCCTGTTGCCCAGCAGGTCGAACGCGGTCACGCACTGCACCTGGTGAGGAATATACCGGACGTCCTTCCGGCTGCCCGGCTGGACCATGACGATTTCCATCCGGCCGTCTCCGTCGAGGTCTCCAAGCAGCATTTTGCACCTTGGACCCGCAGCCCGAATATCCACCGTTCCCGCCAAATAAGGCGCAGATTCCGTTGCAGCCATCGGCTCGTTCCCTCCCTGTTTTTATGGACCTGTCGTACAGCACAAGCTTAAAGCATGCGATTTTTTCCGGCAATGTCACTTTTTTACCCGCGGCTTAAGGCGGATGCTTTTCCTTTCCTGCATAAAAATGCTACCC
This genomic window from Paenibacillus humicola contains:
- the spoVB gene encoding stage V sporulation protein B, producing the protein MGQQKQSFIRGTMILSTAAFINRILGFISGMFVARVLGAEGIGLLMMAHPLVPLVITITELGLPVAISKMVAEADASGDRLKVRRILHISLAVTGFLSLTLTAVSLLGSEWIASLLLSDHRAYYAMLAITPIAPIVAVSAVLKGYFRGMQRMMTIAASDVLEHTVQIACVLAIVHLLMPYGVIYAAAGAMTASVVSEAIGLLFLAVSYKLNGEPKVPGETWAKHLKTGKSLLAELLRIGLPTTGHGVIQSVYGAIQPVLITSSLALAGIGTAVATKQFGLLAGYVFPLLFMPSFITQSLSTALIPAIGEAAVNKNGLLMHERMNQALGLGLLIGAPATVILFQWATPLTKLVYNAPEAGLLLKILAPLFFLHYFDAPLHAILLGLGRANAVLTNFIVATAFKAVSIFVFGSQFGIIGVAYGFGIGMIMQTLLNFFSVSSSIGFYWRVEPYIKVGLCMVLMALCGRWTFDYFNAHGMTLLWSTAGSIACSAVFYFIALVLTNTLKWKGMRYTISVPW
- a CDS encoding Gfo/Idh/MocA family protein, yielding MEKPVYRVALLGLGNRGWSHLAGFRANADRFWIQAVCSSSRDKLRTVKEQDEAYLTYTDAEQMLAETRPDVFCFATPPNVRLSLIQLAARYGVKAVAMEKPIANSLQETREISRLCREHGIQVVVCHQHKYLPSFAKLMQVVRSGEIGDVVRIHAKTRGWLYNSGTHFVDYMLWINGGNEADWVVGHVHGKSKLDDSHPSPDFALGELHFKNGVTGVIECGYLSPSYLPPERFWTDNRLTVYGTHGYAWAETDGRWAAFTRHSHGRLLEGQELPWSPAVKDAIQAEYTKDLADWMDDRSKRHPCHFEISEHGYEILFAICAASLDHTRVDLPLQSGLHADMIGRMMQELPEV
- a CDS encoding FG-GAP-like repeat-containing protein, giving the protein MAATESAPYLAGTVDIRAAGPRCKMLLGDLDGDGRMEIVMVQPGSRKDVRYIPHQVQCVTAFDLLGNRLWQTGTPHPEAGGPGADYPAQLYDWDGDGRLEVLCVMEDRFVALEGATGKIKRTHPLPDPQAHDCIIIANVSGNDRPGDILLKDRYSRMWAMDRDFRLLWTHEGNIGHFPWPYDWDGDGRDEVMAGYDMLSPEGRVMWSCRGLDDHADCIWTGDVNGDGEPEIVIGGSVTVLYDRHGRELWRYEGSIESQHVALGKFRSDLPGLQIAGLDRIIRGGREKPGKDGMFLLDAEGSEVWKEERTTSGWLTIIETLRGWDDGPLDYILAFRRGGGLYPALYDGHMRTAVQFPADGYAAHADLLGSGREQVVIYDHETASVYSGSPVDLSASVSGAPLKMSKRLYSSTLYPGGEV